In Sulfitobacter sp. M39, the following proteins share a genomic window:
- a CDS encoding calcium-binding protein has protein sequence MLGLTLLPALALLGFAGLIGSDSDDDDTNDDMQDVAEPEVADPQIATQQGTNGPDLVTGTGADDDIDAFGGDDTVNGFGGDDTVQGGAGNDLLNLGGGDNLGNGEEGRDTVNGGPGADTLLGGNGADSLSGFGGTDDLSGGQGSDMLRGGLGDDLLNGNNGSDTLDGGADNDTLIGGSGDDSLGGFGGADSLVGGLGSDNLDGGADNDTLLGGGLMDTLFGGSGDDVLRGGTNNDRVNGGSGDDDAQGNFGADTVLGGRGNDTLSGGEGFDYIEGNDGDDILMGNEGNDGLSGGQGNDTLMGGVGSDTLSGLAGDDVLDGQGGNDLLNGNIGNDTLMGGGLNDTLNGNGGDDVISGGTQSDLINGGSGDDDLSGDAGADTINAGPGNDTLTGGEGPDKLAGNNGDDQIDGDADNDALFGGMGDDTLNGGAGNDFLISGLGTDSIDGGAGDDVIRAFDFNLNGNVSGDTDTMADVVLGGEGNDTISANDGDTVTGGDGADVINAIGYDQVGKAPVIVTDFNLAEDGLYLQETQGSPAQFAPGDGMFEIRAADNGTDSELVVNGNVVVIVQNTSAADLSADTSWLLNA, from the coding sequence ATGCTTGGATTGACTTTACTGCCAGCGCTCGCGCTTTTGGGATTTGCGGGATTGATTGGCAGCGACAGCGATGACGATGATACCAACGACGACATGCAAGACGTGGCAGAGCCCGAGGTTGCAGACCCGCAGATCGCCACGCAGCAGGGCACCAACGGCCCTGATCTGGTCACGGGCACGGGCGCGGATGATGACATCGACGCGTTTGGCGGTGACGACACGGTAAACGGTTTTGGCGGCGATGACACGGTGCAGGGCGGCGCGGGCAATGACCTGCTGAACCTTGGCGGTGGCGACAATCTTGGAAATGGCGAAGAGGGGCGCGATACCGTCAACGGCGGGCCGGGTGCCGACACATTGCTAGGCGGGAATGGCGCCGACAGTCTTTCAGGCTTCGGGGGCACCGATGACCTGTCCGGCGGGCAGGGCAGCGATATGCTGCGCGGTGGTCTGGGTGATGATCTGCTTAACGGCAACAACGGCAGCGATACGCTTGATGGCGGTGCCGATAATGACACCCTGATCGGCGGCAGCGGCGACGACAGCCTTGGCGGCTTTGGCGGCGCAGATTCCCTCGTGGGTGGGCTCGGCTCCGACAATCTGGACGGCGGTGCCGATAATGATACGCTTTTGGGCGGCGGGCTGATGGACACGCTCTTTGGCGGTTCCGGCGATGACGTGCTGCGCGGTGGCACCAACAACGATCGGGTCAACGGCGGGTCCGGCGATGACGACGCCCAAGGCAACTTTGGCGCGGATACCGTGCTGGGGGGGCGCGGCAACGACACGCTAAGCGGTGGTGAAGGCTTTGACTACATCGAAGGGAACGACGGCGACGACATCCTGATGGGCAACGAAGGCAACGACGGGCTCAGCGGCGGACAGGGCAATGACACGCTGATGGGCGGGGTTGGCAGCGATACGCTTAGCGGGCTGGCGGGCGATGATGTGCTTGACGGGCAGGGCGGGAACGACCTGCTGAACGGCAACATCGGGAACGACACGTTGATGGGCGGCGGGTTGAACGACACGCTGAATGGCAATGGCGGCGACGATGTGATCAGCGGCGGCACTCAAAGCGATCTGATCAACGGCGGCAGCGGCGACGACGATCTGTCTGGCGACGCAGGAGCCGATACGATCAACGCGGGCCCCGGCAATGATACGCTGACGGGCGGCGAGGGGCCGGACAAGCTGGCGGGCAACAACGGCGACGACCAGATTGACGGCGATGCTGACAATGACGCGCTATTCGGCGGCATGGGCGACGACACGTTGAACGGCGGGGCGGGGAATGACTTCCTGATCTCGGGGCTGGGGACTGACAGCATTGACGGCGGTGCCGGAGACGATGTGATCCGCGCGTTCGACTTCAACCTCAACGGCAATGTGTCGGGCGATACCGATACGATGGCAGATGTCGTGCTGGGGGGCGAGGGCAACGACACCATCAGCGCCAACGACGGCGATACCGTGACAGGGGGTGACGGGGCCGATGTGATCAATGCCATCGGCTATGATCAAGTGGGCAAGGCCCCGGTCATCGTGACCGACTTTAACCTCGCCGAAGACGGGCTGTACCTACAGGAAACCCAAGGCTCGCCCGCGCAATTTGCCCCCGGTGACGGGATGTTCGAAATCCGCGCCGCGGATAATGGCACCGACAGTGAACTTGTGGTCAACGGCAATGTCGTGGTGATCGTGCAAAACACCAGCGCCGCCGATCTCAGCGCGGACACAAGCTGGCTGCTGAACGCATAA
- a CDS encoding DUF427 domain-containing protein: MADHIKILKSNGTWTVRAGGAVLAETRNALELREGDRDAVIYIPRSDIAMAFLDKTDKTTHCPHKGDAHYFSVVTKSRTLENVAWSYEDPSEDVAEIKGHLAFYQLPEVAVEQI, translated from the coding sequence ATGGCAGACCATATCAAGATATTGAAGTCGAACGGAACATGGACAGTGCGCGCAGGGGGCGCGGTACTGGCCGAGACACGTAATGCGCTTGAGCTGCGCGAAGGTGACCGAGACGCGGTGATCTATATCCCCCGTTCGGATATCGCCATGGCGTTTCTGGACAAGACCGACAAGACCACCCACTGCCCGCACAAGGGCGATGCGCATTACTTCTCGGTCGTGACCAAAAGCCGGACGTTGGAAAACGTGGCATGGTCCTACGAGGACCCCAGCGAGGATGTCGCCGAGATCAAGGGCCATCTGGCCTTCTACCAATTGCCCGAGGTTGCGGTCGAACAAATCTAG
- a CDS encoding aminopeptidase P family protein — MFQSFEVTSRPEQGPPRLAALRKELQAEALDGFLVPRADAHQGEYVAPRDDRLKWLTGFTGSAGFCAALRDVAGVFIDGRYRTQVKAQVADVYTPVAWPEVSLAEWLRAELPAGGVIGFDPWLHAAGQIAQLEDALDGSGITLRRTDNLVDRIWEDQPAPPMNPAKVHPIDYAGEAHGDKIARLAEGLRDKGRGAAVITLPDSLCWLLNIRGSDIARNPVVHGFAVLHSAGHVDAFVAPSKLEGLEAHLGEHVTLHAPEAFLDALGDLSGPVLVEKATVPVAVSDALGDRIVWGDDPCALPKACKNAAEIEGSVAAHLRDGAALVEVLAWLDAQPAGSVTETQVVTQLETARRSDPALQEISFETIAGTGPNGAIMHYRVTEDTDSVLQDGHLLVLDSGGQYLDGTTDITRTIAIGTPPVEAKEAFTRVLNGLIAMSRLRWPQGLAGRDIEAVGRLPLWMAGQDFDHGLGHGVGAYLSVHEGPQRLSKLSTVPLSEGMILSIEPGYYREGAFGIRLENLAVVRSAPDLPGGDAHHAMLSWETLSFAPIDTRLVVPQMLTQDARDWLNAYHRDVAEKIGPRLSPVAKLWLDAATAPV, encoded by the coding sequence ATGTTTCAATCGTTCGAGGTAACCTCGCGGCCGGAACAAGGGCCGCCACGGCTGGCGGCGCTGCGCAAAGAGCTGCAAGCAGAGGCGCTTGACGGGTTTCTGGTGCCCCGCGCCGACGCGCATCAGGGGGAATATGTTGCCCCTCGTGATGACCGGTTGAAGTGGCTGACGGGGTTCACCGGATCGGCGGGCTTCTGTGCCGCTTTGCGCGATGTGGCGGGCGTGTTTATCGACGGGCGCTATCGCACGCAGGTCAAGGCGCAGGTGGCGGATGTCTATACGCCCGTAGCCTGGCCCGAAGTCTCGCTGGCCGAATGGCTGCGCGCAGAGTTACCTGCGGGTGGCGTTATCGGCTTTGATCCGTGGTTGCATGCCGCCGGACAGATCGCCCAGCTTGAGGACGCCTTGGACGGCAGCGGCATCACGTTGCGCCGCACCGACAATCTGGTCGACCGTATCTGGGAAGACCAGCCTGCACCGCCCATGAACCCCGCCAAGGTCCACCCAATCGACTATGCGGGCGAGGCCCATGGCGACAAGATCGCGCGGCTGGCCGAAGGGCTGCGCGACAAGGGCCGTGGGGCCGCGGTGATCACCCTGCCCGACAGCCTGTGTTGGCTGCTGAATATCCGCGGGTCCGATATTGCGCGCAATCCGGTTGTGCATGGCTTTGCCGTGCTGCACAGCGCGGGCCACGTGGACGCGTTCGTCGCCCCATCCAAGCTGGAGGGGCTTGAGGCGCATTTGGGCGAGCACGTGACCCTTCATGCGCCAGAGGCGTTTTTGGATGCTCTTGGCGACCTGTCGGGTCCCGTGCTGGTCGAGAAGGCCACCGTGCCTGTAGCTGTCTCGGACGCTTTGGGCGACAGGATCGTCTGGGGCGACGACCCCTGCGCCCTGCCCAAAGCCTGCAAGAACGCGGCGGAGATCGAAGGCTCTGTCGCGGCGCATTTGCGCGACGGGGCGGCCTTGGTCGAGGTGCTGGCCTGGCTGGACGCGCAGCCTGCGGGCAGCGTGACGGAGACACAGGTGGTGACCCAGCTGGAGACCGCGCGCCGCAGTGATCCGGCCTTGCAAGAGATCAGCTTTGAGACCATTGCCGGCACCGGCCCCAATGGTGCGATCATGCACTACCGCGTGACCGAGGACACCGATAGCGTTCTGCAAGACGGGCATCTGCTGGTGCTGGATTCGGGCGGGCAATATCTGGATGGCACCACCGACATCACCCGCACCATCGCCATCGGCACGCCGCCGGTCGAGGCGAAAGAGGCGTTTACCCGTGTGCTGAACGGTTTGATCGCCATGAGCCGTCTGCGCTGGCCCCAAGGGCTGGCCGGGCGCGATATCGAGGCTGTGGGACGTTTGCCGCTCTGGATGGCGGGGCAGGATTTCGATCACGGGCTGGGCCATGGCGTCGGGGCCTATCTGAGCGTGCACGAAGGGCCGCAACGTCTGAGCAAGCTGAGCACGGTGCCTCTGTCCGAAGGCATGATCCTGAGCATCGAGCCCGGCTATTACCGCGAGGGGGCCTTTGGCATCCGGCTGGAAAACCTTGCCGTGGTGCGGTCTGCGCCTGATCTGCCAGGCGGGGACGCGCATCACGCCATGCTGTCGTGGGAGACGCTGAGCTTTGCGCCCATCGACACGCGGCTGGTCGTGCCGCAGATGCTGACCCAAGACGCCCGCGACTGGCTGAACGCCTATCATCGCGACGTTGCGGAAAAGATCGGGCCGCGGCTATCACCGGTTGCAAAACTGTGGTTGGATGCGGCAACAGCGCCGGTTTGA